A DNA window from Fodinibius sp. Rm-B-1B1-1 contains the following coding sequences:
- a CDS encoding thioredoxin family protein codes for MYKNIRVKILATVISVFCLGTIMGQAQSGIDWKSLTEAQELAEENEKKVMIFAEAEWCGYCKKMYKEVFPEKAVQDSLEKYFYSVKLDIESDRKITFNNDLMTEKQLARQFRVSSTPTFIFLDSGGSIIGGQPGFLPAEIFDKLVAFVGMDLTGKESFKTYLKKHDVEI; via the coding sequence ATGTATAAAAATATAAGAGTAAAAATACTTGCAACAGTAATTAGTGTTTTTTGCTTAGGAACCATAATGGGGCAGGCTCAGTCGGGAATAGATTGGAAGTCACTTACAGAAGCACAAGAGTTGGCGGAGGAGAATGAAAAAAAAGTGATGATTTTTGCAGAAGCTGAGTGGTGTGGGTATTGCAAAAAAATGTACAAAGAGGTATTTCCAGAGAAGGCAGTGCAGGACAGTCTGGAGAAGTATTTTTATTCTGTGAAGTTAGATATTGAATCTGATCGAAAGATCACTTTCAATAATGACTTGATGACAGAAAAACAATTGGCAAGACAGTTCAGAGTAAGTTCAACGCCTACTTTTATCTTTTTAGATTCTGGAGGTAGTATTATCGGTGGTCAACCAGGATTTTTACCTGCTGAGATATTTGATAAGTTAGTTGCCTTTGTAGGTATGGATTTGACGGGTAAAGAGTCGTTCAAGACGTATCTAAAAAAGCATGATGTGGAGATTTAG
- a CDS encoding NRDE family protein, producing MCLIVFSYKQHPQYPLIFAANRDENYERPTRSAEFWDENPNILAGKDLKAGGTWMGVNKSGEFSAITNYRDPNIKKEDPPSRGQLVLDFLKNDVPPSSYLKKLQHRAGQFMGFNLLAGSLNELGYYSNQQDKILFLGEGLYGLSNHLLETPWPKVRRAKDKMRTIISNNNIAPAPLLDLLADDREAPDNELPDTGIPKEIEKKVSPIFIKSDGYGTRCSTVLLVDHNGTVTFAERRFKTGTMEVEEENRYEFSIIQ from the coding sequence ATGTGTCTGATCGTTTTCTCATACAAACAACATCCTCAATATCCCCTTATTTTTGCTGCCAACAGGGATGAAAATTATGAACGCCCTACCCGATCTGCGGAGTTTTGGGATGAAAACCCCAATATTTTAGCGGGCAAGGATCTAAAAGCCGGGGGTACGTGGATGGGGGTCAACAAAAGCGGAGAGTTTTCGGCCATTACCAATTATCGGGACCCAAATATCAAGAAAGAAGATCCACCAAGCCGGGGACAGTTAGTGCTGGACTTTCTAAAAAATGATGTCCCCCCTTCATCCTATCTTAAAAAACTACAACACCGGGCCGGGCAGTTTATGGGATTTAATTTATTAGCAGGATCTCTTAATGAGCTTGGCTACTACTCCAACCAACAAGACAAAATTCTTTTTCTGGGTGAAGGATTATACGGGCTCAGCAATCACCTTCTTGAAACTCCCTGGCCAAAAGTGCGGCGCGCAAAAGATAAAATGCGGACGATCATTTCAAACAATAACATTGCCCCTGCTCCCCTTTTAGATTTACTGGCTGATGATCGCGAAGCCCCTGACAATGAATTACCAGACACCGGTATCCCAAAAGAGATCGAAAAGAAAGTATCTCCCATCTTCATCAAAAGTGATGGTTACGGGACCCGCTGCTCTACGGTTTTACTGGTTGACCATAATGGCACAGTCACTTTTGCTGAGCGGCGATTTAAAACTGGCACCATGGAAGTAGAAGAAGAGAATCGATACGAGTTTTCTATTATTCAGTAG
- a CDS encoding WbqC family protein: MKIALLTPQFAPNLYDLAAMLQADRVILQDVERWSRKSRIHRAQIRTPEGTQWINIPIRTKDRKKAITDVRMDHSEDWISPLLRTLEYNYRNSIYYDFYEPEIKADWKSAYDYTYLMEFILYIQKRLFRFMDINIEYELASELPEYDSNPNLLAQKLGTDTLFQEHNSRHYQRQAEQKTDPDFEHPKYHQHFEGFEPWCCILDVLFQFGPESFRITDQLVEKVEG, translated from the coding sequence ATGAAAATTGCGCTTTTAACACCTCAATTCGCTCCTAATCTTTATGATTTGGCTGCCATGCTGCAGGCCGACCGCGTTATTTTGCAGGATGTAGAACGATGGTCGCGCAAAAGCCGAATTCACCGCGCCCAAATTCGAACACCCGAAGGTACGCAGTGGATTAACATTCCGATCCGTACCAAAGATCGTAAAAAAGCCATTACCGATGTGCGCATGGATCATTCCGAAGACTGGATATCTCCTTTACTACGCACACTGGAATATAACTATCGCAACAGCATTTACTACGATTTTTACGAACCGGAAATCAAAGCCGATTGGAAATCTGCTTATGACTATACCTACCTGATGGAATTTATTCTATACATTCAAAAACGGCTGTTTCGTTTTATGGATATTAATATTGAATATGAGCTGGCCAGTGAGCTTCCGGAATATGATTCTAATCCCAACTTACTGGCTCAAAAGCTGGGCACTGATACCTTATTTCAGGAACACAATAGCCGACATTACCAACGGCAGGCGGAGCAAAAAACAGATCCCGATTTTGAACACCCTAAATATCACCAGCATTTTGAAGGGTTCGAGCCATGGTGCTGCATTTTAGATGTGCTGTTTCAATTTGGGCCGGAAAGCTTTCGAATTACCGATCAACTTGTTGAAAAAGTTGAAGGTTAA
- a CDS encoding TonB-dependent receptor, with protein sequence MKFLGQCLLILILTPLLSLAQSSSGTIKGQVISKGEPVAGANVTIADIQKGSPTDEMGSFIIKDISVGTYDLTISAVGFWPHLQKISIKNNETVTVQINLKPKTEELGQVVVTGSMRETFVKESPVKVQVLSNEHLQKTGAANLMESVNFLNGLYQEVSCGVCGTNSVRINGMDGPYTAILIDGMPIMGSLASVYGLNGINTSSIRNIEIIKGPNSTLYGSEAMGGVINVITKNPATAAPLEIDGSFSTHEEASLSLTGSQKLGKTQTLLGIDGLYFDKFLDHNDDGFADITKRKKLSIFNKWSFERSEARQFNLAFKLYLEDRLGGTKKYSHDQRGSNQIYGESINTHRFEMLGTYDLPISSQDIRAEFSYSYHSQNSYYGTYHYTADQQIYFTNVIWDKRFTPWRQLLVGATSRVDALNQTFDDIRLDEGSRDIRFIPGVFSQYEHTFNEHIKALGGLRIDHYKQHGFIFSPRANAKFDLSDHTTLRLNGGTGFRVVNLFTEEHEALTGSRRVVIEEELNPERSVNGTINLNQIIDIGTSVLNIDLDLFYSHFSNQIIPDYSQANEIRYKNLEGYSVSRGISVSAAHNFPSPLQYSIGFTYQDVFESNHGIQSAIHFAPKWSGVFTATYTIPKTNISINYSGRGVGNMKLPEYDGYINESPVFSEHNLKLSRPFGSFITGYITAKNIGNYTQPNPIIAADRPFSDDFATDHVYGPIQTRRFLVGVQISLE encoded by the coding sequence ATGAAATTCCTCGGTCAGTGCTTACTCATTCTAATATTAACTCCTCTGCTATCCCTTGCACAATCATCTTCGGGTACCATCAAAGGACAGGTCATCAGTAAAGGCGAGCCTGTTGCCGGTGCTAATGTTACCATTGCTGATATACAAAAAGGTTCTCCAACAGATGAGATGGGATCATTTATCATCAAGGATATTTCGGTTGGTACATATGACTTAACCATTTCTGCCGTTGGCTTTTGGCCCCATTTACAAAAAATATCCATCAAAAATAACGAGACTGTTACCGTACAAATAAACCTTAAACCTAAAACAGAAGAACTGGGCCAAGTAGTCGTTACGGGATCTATGCGTGAGACCTTCGTTAAAGAAAGCCCCGTAAAAGTTCAGGTTCTCAGCAATGAGCATCTTCAAAAAACAGGGGCTGCCAATCTTATGGAATCGGTCAACTTTTTGAATGGGCTCTACCAAGAAGTTAGCTGCGGGGTATGTGGTACCAATAGCGTACGTATCAATGGTATGGATGGACCTTATACCGCCATCCTGATAGATGGTATGCCCATAATGGGTTCACTGGCTTCTGTATATGGTCTTAATGGAATTAATACCAGTAGCATCCGTAATATTGAAATTATCAAAGGTCCCAATTCTACACTTTATGGATCTGAAGCCATGGGAGGAGTCATCAATGTAATTACAAAAAATCCTGCTACAGCAGCTCCTTTAGAAATAGACGGTTCTTTTTCTACCCATGAAGAAGCCAGTCTTTCCCTAACCGGATCGCAAAAACTGGGAAAAACCCAAACACTACTGGGAATCGATGGTCTTTATTTTGATAAATTCCTCGACCATAATGATGACGGTTTTGCTGATATCACAAAGCGGAAAAAGCTTTCTATTTTCAACAAGTGGAGTTTTGAAAGATCAGAGGCACGGCAGTTTAACCTGGCATTCAAACTTTATCTTGAAGACCGGCTGGGAGGTACCAAGAAATATTCTCATGATCAACGCGGCAGTAATCAAATATATGGAGAATCAATTAATACGCACCGGTTCGAGATGTTAGGCACCTACGATTTGCCCATTTCATCACAAGATATCCGCGCCGAATTTTCGTACAGTTACCACAGTCAAAACAGTTATTACGGGACCTATCATTACACTGCCGACCAGCAAATTTATTTTACAAACGTAATATGGGATAAGCGCTTTACCCCCTGGCGTCAATTACTGGTAGGAGCCACTTCCCGAGTTGATGCTCTCAACCAAACCTTTGACGATATACGCCTCGACGAAGGTTCACGAGATATACGATTTATCCCAGGTGTTTTTAGCCAATATGAACATACCTTTAACGAACACATAAAAGCGCTGGGCGGCTTACGAATTGACCATTATAAGCAACACGGCTTTATTTTTTCGCCTCGCGCCAATGCCAAATTTGACCTTTCTGACCATACGACCCTTCGACTCAATGGAGGCACGGGCTTTCGGGTTGTAAATCTTTTTACCGAAGAACACGAGGCCTTAACAGGTTCACGTCGTGTCGTTATTGAAGAAGAGCTAAACCCCGAACGATCGGTCAACGGAACTATAAATTTGAACCAAATTATCGATATTGGCACCAGTGTGCTTAATATTGATTTGGATCTGTTTTACTCCCATTTTAGTAATCAGATTATTCCCGACTATTCGCAGGCTAATGAAATCAGGTATAAAAATTTAGAGGGATACTCTGTTTCACGCGGCATTTCTGTAAGTGCTGCCCATAACTTTCCGTCGCCACTGCAGTATTCCATAGGATTTACCTATCAAGATGTCTTTGAATCTAATCATGGTATTCAATCAGCCATTCATTTTGCCCCAAAGTGGTCTGGTGTTTTTACCGCTACATATACCATCCCCAAAACAAACATTAGCATAAACTATTCGGGACGTGGGGTTGGAAATATGAAGCTGCCGGAATATGATGGCTATATCAACGAATCTCCTGTATTTTCTGAACATAACCTTAAACTAAGCCGCCCGTTCGGATCATTTATTACCGGCTATATCACTGCCAAAAATATCGGGAATTATACGCAACCCAACCCTATTATTGCAGCTGATCGTCCTTTTAGCGATGACTTTGCCACTGACCATGTATACGGCCCCATACAAACACGTCGCTTTTTAGTGGGAGTTCAGATTAGCCTTGAGTAG
- a CDS encoding Na+/H+ antiporter NhaC family protein, whose translation MKRKALFVLAGLFSVLLLINFGYASPDATQAAGEAVNTGIESGSWFSILPPLVAIGIALIFRQVLFALFLGIWCGAFLAGDLSFGGVFTSFFTALDGYIVPATADESHMSIIIFTILIGGMVGIITDNGGTRGVIERVTKYIRTKVRGQLMTALMGFVVFFDDYANTMVVGSTMRPLTDKLRISRAKLAYLVDATAAPIATVALVSTWIGAMVGFIADASSRMPNFNESAYGIFLSSLPYNFYAFFTILFVILIAWSGRDFSTMLKARINLYKAKHNPELDTYNLWKDKIEDDEKTKKVSHWANAVIPIATLVLGTITGLFLTGSGDSIQSIIETADSYKALLWGSLLSITVAIIMTLSQKLLKIEDMLEGMMEGMHTMFDGLLILVLAWALSALTVELGTADYLMSVFGETLNPYWLPAIVFVLSALTAFATGSSWGTMGILMPLVVPLAWEISNNTGLDYTITAEIIYASVSSVLAGSVWGDHCSPISDTTILSSIATQCDHVEHVNTQLPYAMIVGGISILSLIAIMVLGVPAWIIYPTGVAVIVAIIFQFGKTPDPKEYTPEGKEAASTSLD comes from the coding sequence ATGAAGCGTAAAGCACTATTTGTTTTAGCAGGATTATTTTCAGTATTGCTGTTAATCAATTTTGGATACGCTTCACCCGATGCTACCCAAGCTGCAGGAGAAGCGGTCAATACAGGTATCGAAAGCGGTAGTTGGTTCAGTATTTTGCCCCCTCTTGTAGCAATCGGGATCGCTCTCATTTTTCGGCAGGTGCTTTTTGCCTTGTTTCTGGGGATATGGTGTGGTGCTTTTTTAGCAGGCGATCTTTCGTTTGGAGGAGTATTCACCAGTTTTTTTACAGCCCTTGATGGATATATCGTCCCCGCAACGGCCGATGAAAGTCACATGAGTATCATCATATTTACTATTCTTATCGGCGGGATGGTGGGTATTATTACTGACAACGGTGGTACGCGTGGCGTCATTGAACGTGTAACAAAGTATATACGTACGAAAGTCCGTGGACAGTTGATGACAGCGTTAATGGGTTTTGTGGTCTTTTTCGATGACTACGCCAATACCATGGTCGTTGGTAGCACCATGCGTCCACTTACCGATAAACTTCGTATTTCTCGTGCTAAGCTTGCATACTTAGTGGATGCGACTGCGGCTCCCATTGCAACGGTAGCCCTCGTCAGTACATGGATTGGTGCTATGGTTGGTTTTATTGCGGATGCCTCTTCGCGGATGCCAAATTTTAATGAATCAGCCTATGGTATTTTTCTAAGCTCGCTGCCCTATAATTTTTATGCTTTCTTTACAATTCTTTTTGTGATTCTTATTGCTTGGTCGGGACGCGATTTCTCAACGATGCTCAAAGCGCGCATCAATCTTTACAAAGCTAAGCACAATCCAGAGCTTGATACCTATAACTTGTGGAAGGACAAAATTGAGGATGATGAAAAAACAAAGAAAGTATCCCACTGGGCGAATGCGGTAATACCTATTGCAACCCTTGTATTAGGCACGATTACAGGGTTGTTTCTTACAGGATCTGGCGATTCTATACAGTCAATTATTGAAACTGCAGATTCATACAAAGCATTGCTTTGGGGATCACTGCTCTCCATTACGGTAGCTATTATTATGACACTTTCCCAAAAATTGCTCAAAATTGAAGACATGCTCGAGGGTATGATGGAGGGTATGCATACCATGTTTGATGGGTTGTTAATTCTTGTTTTGGCTTGGGCATTGAGTGCACTAACTGTGGAGCTCGGTACCGCCGATTATTTAATGAGTGTGTTCGGAGAAACGTTGAATCCTTACTGGTTACCGGCTATTGTGTTTGTTCTCTCAGCACTGACGGCTTTTGCAACGGGCTCCAGCTGGGGAACGATGGGTATTTTGATGCCACTGGTGGTGCCGTTGGCTTGGGAGATCAGCAATAATACCGGGCTGGATTATACTATTACAGCAGAAATTATTTATGCCAGCGTGAGCTCTGTACTGGCCGGATCGGTGTGGGGCGATCACTGTTCTCCTATTTCGGATACGACCATTCTCAGTTCTATTGCCACACAATGTGATCATGTGGAGCACGTCAATACTCAGCTTCCATATGCGATGATTGTAGGGGGAATCAGTATCCTAAGCTTGATTGCCATAATGGTGCTTGGTGTTCCCGCTTGGATAATTTATCCCACTGGTGTAGCAGTTATTGTAGCCATTATTTTCCAGTTCGGTAAAACTCCCGATCCCAAAGAATATACGCCCGAAGGAAAAGAAGCTGCGAGCACTTCGCTGGATTAA
- the gltX gene encoding glutamate--tRNA ligase, which translates to MEGSVRVRFAPSPTGLLHIGGLRTALYNYLFAKGNDGTFVLRIEDTDQTRYVEGAEDDIKESLKWVGMDVDEGPENPGDVGPYRQSERKDMYEQYAEQLVEQGNAYYAFDTTEELDQMRERLKKSGNPSPKYDAITRMSMKNSLTLPEEEVERKLEEGEEYVIRLKVPRRETIRFEDEVRGFVSFESKGLDDQVLLKSDGMPTYHLANVVDDHLMEISHVIRGEEWLSSTPKHILMYEYFGWEPPKMAHLPLIMSPSGGKLSKRKAETEGIPINTKDYIEQKFEPEALVNFLAYLGWSPGDDSEIHSLDELCELFSLDRVSKGGAVFDYKKLIWYNEHYLREKPADELWPRVQEIAKEHDLDPDEEYMKEIIPLMKDRVSKIEDFVTMGRFFFEDPEEYEDKATKKWNDNSAELLEAYIEKIEGLDEDEFEAKTLKDKIKEVIEEYDVGFGPVMMPLRVAVSGMGYGPDLTPTIELLGKETTVRRINTAIEKLG; encoded by the coding sequence ATGGAAGGTAGTGTACGCGTACGTTTTGCGCCTTCGCCCACGGGATTATTGCATATCGGTGGACTGCGAACGGCCCTGTATAATTATTTATTTGCCAAAGGAAATGATGGAACCTTCGTGCTCCGTATTGAAGATACGGATCAGACCCGCTATGTAGAGGGCGCCGAAGATGATATTAAAGAATCGTTGAAGTGGGTTGGGATGGATGTTGATGAAGGTCCCGAAAATCCGGGTGATGTAGGCCCATATCGACAGAGTGAACGCAAGGATATGTATGAGCAGTATGCTGAACAGCTCGTGGAACAGGGCAATGCGTACTACGCTTTTGATACCACCGAGGAACTTGATCAGATGCGGGAACGACTTAAGAAATCGGGTAACCCATCACCCAAGTACGATGCTATTACTCGCATGTCGATGAAAAATAGCTTGACGCTGCCCGAAGAGGAAGTAGAGCGCAAGCTGGAAGAAGGAGAAGAGTATGTAATTCGACTCAAAGTCCCGCGACGTGAAACCATCCGTTTTGAAGATGAAGTACGTGGCTTTGTATCCTTCGAGAGTAAGGGGCTTGATGACCAGGTACTGTTGAAGTCGGACGGTATGCCAACTTACCATTTAGCGAATGTGGTGGATGATCACCTGATGGAGATTTCGCACGTGATTCGCGGTGAGGAGTGGCTCAGCAGTACGCCTAAACACATTCTGATGTACGAATATTTTGGCTGGGAGCCGCCTAAGATGGCGCACTTACCGCTTATTATGTCGCCCAGCGGTGGGAAGCTCTCCAAGCGTAAAGCAGAAACTGAGGGCATTCCTATTAACACAAAAGATTATATTGAGCAGAAGTTTGAGCCCGAAGCACTGGTGAACTTTCTGGCCTATCTGGGATGGAGTCCCGGTGACGATTCAGAAATACATTCACTCGACGAGCTGTGCGAATTATTTTCGTTGGATCGTGTAAGTAAGGGCGGGGCAGTATTTGATTACAAAAAGTTGATTTGGTATAACGAGCACTATCTCCGAGAAAAACCGGCCGATGAGTTATGGCCACGGGTTCAGGAGATTGCCAAAGAACACGACCTTGATCCCGATGAAGAGTATATGAAGGAGATTATCCCTCTAATGAAAGATCGTGTGAGCAAGATTGAAGACTTTGTAACTATGGGACGCTTTTTCTTTGAGGATCCCGAAGAGTACGAAGATAAGGCGACCAAAAAGTGGAATGATAATAGTGCTGAGCTACTCGAGGCGTATATCGAGAAAATTGAAGGTCTCGACGAGGACGAGTTCGAAGCCAAAACGCTTAAAGATAAAATTAAAGAAGTGATTGAAGAATATGATGTTGGTTTTGGTCCAGTAATGATGCCGCTTCGTGTGGCCGTATCGGGTATGGGTTACGGCCCTGACCTTACGCCCACCATTGAATTACTTGGTAAAGAAACGACTGTTCGTCGCATTAATACAGCGATCGAAAAGTTGGGATAA
- a CDS encoding PP2C family protein-serine/threonine phosphatase produces the protein MSLLNKNQAFNVSDFIFIAVGLLCVFGFFLSYSSQEPRSAIHTELSEHTAKGQADSVYNALGYSSAKYANVSFNANKKLFDSLQADYGRQQVIQRLKRDKEHNIYPYYWEIRYSNEQQSSNFSDGEEYTIIRLNEEGKLIEFANPTNKIPANRVNREALIAAFDADANLELWKTLPDSAWDRVLRFDTDRGYQEIVRDDSVAQSGDDSQVHMFTRSNINNLATYYLINSGWDVNRLELSNIQIETVHSQPVADVSFTSVEPSMNQDITVDLQLLSTGVLVNLDVVYNNPESEEEFPGVLDMSRLAGVLIFGLAVVVLFFFRIRSRAIDTKSALVVGILAGLIIPAMVFLERWRETSLFGDSQSMDLLSLVLQMGFAGAFSSIIFFTLFAVGDSLMRQYWPEKLYSYDYLRQGMLFNKPIGEMILRSTVLAFILCGIWSGALYVFPELSFDVERTFLTYEAAWPPLYSLLQSGIYSLSVVLIAFSIIGAQAYDFFKNEWVTSGIIVVAILLISPTEQAVGPALQEAAVFGIMGIALTTIFLKWDLLTTFFSHLVFLLMIEVSTGWIVPDSPDLYIFLILCGFLGFNIVAGILFLTKGVTQQSLSEYVPDYVEALAQEERIKQELQIAREVQQSFLPTRKPHFQGLDMAAICKPAYETGGDYYDFIRLDDHRIAITIGDVSGKGFQAAFYMTFIKGILHSLCREIDSPAEILKKVNRLFYDNAQRGTFISLVYGIIDLQKQTFTFARAGHNPILKVGSNGLGIEELKPSGIGIGLSRDSFDEHIEEVSVSLSDNELLILYTDGIVEALNEHHKFYGSERFNKMVSENAKKSAKQILDLLAHDVHSFIGDAKQHDDMTIMVMKLNGKNSK, from the coding sequence ATGTCGTTACTAAATAAAAATCAAGCGTTTAACGTTTCCGACTTTATTTTTATAGCCGTGGGTTTGTTATGTGTGTTTGGTTTTTTTCTAAGTTATTCAAGTCAGGAGCCGCGCAGCGCAATACATACAGAGTTAAGTGAACATACTGCAAAAGGGCAAGCTGATTCTGTATACAATGCACTTGGGTATTCGTCTGCGAAATATGCTAATGTTAGTTTTAATGCAAATAAGAAGCTATTTGATAGCCTGCAGGCCGATTATGGAAGGCAACAGGTAATTCAAAGGTTGAAGAGAGATAAAGAGCATAATATATATCCTTATTATTGGGAGATTCGATATTCTAATGAGCAACAATCCTCAAATTTTAGTGATGGGGAGGAGTATACTATCATTAGGCTCAATGAAGAGGGAAAGCTAATAGAGTTTGCAAATCCGACTAATAAAATCCCTGCAAATAGGGTAAATAGGGAAGCACTTATTGCCGCGTTTGATGCGGATGCTAATTTGGAGCTGTGGAAAACATTACCAGACAGTGCATGGGATCGGGTCCTACGGTTTGATACTGATAGGGGGTATCAAGAAATTGTTAGGGATGATTCTGTTGCCCAATCTGGTGATGACTCGCAGGTGCATATGTTCACACGGTCAAATATTAACAACTTGGCGACATATTATTTAATAAATAGTGGATGGGATGTTAATCGATTAGAACTGTCCAATATCCAGATTGAGACTGTTCATTCGCAACCTGTTGCCGATGTGTCATTTACCTCTGTTGAGCCGTCAATGAATCAGGACATAACGGTGGATCTTCAGTTATTGTCTACAGGGGTATTGGTAAATCTTGATGTGGTTTACAATAATCCTGAAAGTGAAGAGGAATTCCCCGGGGTGTTGGATATGTCGCGCCTGGCAGGAGTGCTCATATTCGGATTAGCAGTTGTTGTACTGTTTTTCTTTCGGATTAGGTCTCGTGCAATTGATACGAAATCCGCATTGGTAGTTGGTATTTTAGCGGGACTTATAATTCCGGCAATGGTCTTTTTAGAGCGATGGCGCGAGACATCCCTGTTTGGAGATTCGCAATCGATGGATTTGTTAAGTCTGGTGTTACAGATGGGTTTTGCCGGTGCCTTCTCATCTATCATATTTTTCACCCTATTTGCAGTGGGAGATTCTTTGATGCGCCAGTATTGGCCTGAAAAATTGTACAGCTATGACTACTTGCGGCAGGGCATGCTATTTAACAAGCCTATTGGTGAAATGATCCTTCGGTCCACTGTTTTGGCATTTATCCTTTGCGGGATTTGGTCGGGAGCCTTGTATGTGTTTCCAGAGCTTTCATTTGATGTTGAACGTACATTTTTGACTTATGAGGCAGCATGGCCCCCTCTGTATTCACTCTTGCAAAGTGGCATTTATAGTTTGTCGGTCGTCCTTATTGCTTTTTCGATTATTGGAGCACAGGCGTATGATTTTTTCAAGAATGAATGGGTTACCAGTGGGATAATAGTTGTGGCTATTTTACTAATATCGCCCACGGAACAAGCAGTAGGTCCGGCATTGCAAGAGGCCGCTGTGTTTGGAATTATGGGCATTGCTTTGACAACCATTTTCCTTAAATGGGATCTGTTAACCACTTTTTTTAGCCACTTGGTATTTTTGCTGATGATAGAAGTATCCACTGGGTGGATTGTGCCGGACTCTCCAGACCTTTATATCTTTTTAATTCTTTGTGGATTTCTGGGTTTTAACATTGTAGCGGGTATTTTATTCTTGACCAAGGGGGTCACTCAGCAATCGTTATCAGAATATGTACCTGATTATGTAGAAGCGCTGGCTCAGGAAGAACGTATTAAGCAGGAATTACAAATTGCCCGGGAAGTTCAGCAGTCATTTTTACCAACTCGAAAACCTCACTTTCAGGGGCTCGATATGGCGGCTATCTGTAAGCCGGCTTACGAAACAGGGGGCGATTATTATGATTTTATTCGGTTAGATGATCACCGTATTGCAATAACGATTGGGGATGTAAGTGGCAAGGGTTTTCAAGCTGCATTTTATATGACCTTTATTAAAGGTATACTTCATAGCTTATGCCGAGAGATAGATTCGCCGGCTGAGATCCTCAAAAAAGTAAATCGGCTATTTTATGACAATGCCCAACGGGGGACGTTCATTTCATTGGTTTATGGGATAATAGATCTCCAAAAACAGACGTTTACCTTTGCAAGGGCAGGACATAATCCCATCTTAAAAGTAGGATCTAACGGATTGGGTATTGAGGAGCTGAAACCAAGTGGTATTGGAATAGGACTATCCAGAGATTCATTTGACGAACATATAGAAGAGGTTTCGGTGTCGCTTAGTGATAATGAATTATTGATTCTCTATACTGATGGTATTGTGGAAGCTTTAAATGAACATCACAAATTTTATGGTAGCGAGCGATTTAATAAAATGGTTAGCGAAAATGCTAAAAAGTCTGCCAAACAAATTTTAGATTTGCTGGCTCATGATGTGCACTCATTTATTGGTGATGCGAAGCAACATGATGATATGACGATTATGGTTATGAAATTGAATGGCAAAAACAGTAAATAA
- a CDS encoding metal-dependent transcriptional regulator, with amino-acid sequence MVLSQAVEDYLKAIYTLQTEETGASTTKIAKSLEVSSASATNMVKRLDQMGLVDYQSYKGARLTESGQKIALEIIRHHRLLELYLLEVMGYSWDEVHDEAEKLEHHISEQFEDKIAQLLDDPTHDPHGDPIPTKDGLMPEIEGQPLVDGQPDQQYMVSRVKDQDPELLRYLEKIGLLPGIKVTIKEKAPFEGPITLLVENDEQVVGNDVAKNIFVAEL; translated from the coding sequence ATGGTATTAAGTCAAGCAGTTGAAGATTATTTAAAAGCAATTTATACCCTTCAAACTGAGGAAACGGGGGCTTCAACGACCAAGATTGCTAAATCGTTGGAAGTTTCTTCGGCTTCGGCCACGAATATGGTTAAACGGCTTGATCAAATGGGATTGGTAGACTATCAGTCTTATAAAGGGGCACGGCTTACGGAATCAGGTCAAAAGATTGCTCTTGAGATTATACGTCATCACCGACTTTTGGAGCTTTATCTGTTGGAGGTTATGGGTTATTCTTGGGATGAGGTGCATGATGAGGCTGAAAAGCTTGAGCACCATATTTCAGAGCAATTTGAAGATAAAATAGCCCAACTACTTGACGATCCTACCCATGATCCACACGGTGATCCCATCCCCACAAAAGATGGACTGATGCCCGAAATTGAAGGTCAGCCTCTTGTGGACGGACAACCCGATCAGCAATACATGGTAAGCCGGGTCAAGGATCAGGATCCGGAACTGTTACGCTACCTCGAAAAAATTGGATTACTGCCGGGCATAAAAGTTACGATTAAAGAAAAAGCGCCGTTTGAGGGACCTATCACTTTATTGGTTGAGAATGATGAGCAGGTCGTTGGCAACGATGTAGCTAAAAATATATTTGTGGCCGAGTTATAA